The genomic segment CCTACCAGATTTAGGCACAATTGGTCGGAATGGATTTTGGGAAGAAAGTGCTGCCTCGAAACCCGAAAAACCCTTAGATGGAATTGGAGGTTTACGAGTAGTGACAGGAGCAGGAATCTACAACCGCAACCTTTCCTTCCTTCCTCCTCCTGTTCCTCTCAATCGAAATTCTAGTGCTGCGGCTAAATATGATAAATATGATAATCCAGATACCACTGTATTAGAGGAATTTGAAGTAGTCTGGCCCGATACGATGCCGATGTCCCCGATTGCGGGCTCAAAAGTTTATGATAAGACAACTTCCTCTTGGGTCGATGTAGCAACTCCTTTACCCACAGGAAATGCTCAGAATTCCAGAGGCGACCTGCGGATGCGGGCAACGGCAGTTTATCACTATGCCACAGATTTCGTAACAACTGAAGGAACAACACCTGATCGGGAACAAAAACCGATTGCCTGCGTGAGTAGCTACTATGATCCAACGGATAGTATAACGGCTAAAAATATGGATGGTCTGCCTTGGAATAGTTCCCCATCAGGTCGTTCTAATAATGGCATTGTTTATCCAGCACCTAAAACAGAAAGACCCACTTCCGCCTCTTTTTCAGCCACGACGGGATTATTTACAGCAACCCCGGCTGAGTTAGGAAATCAAGCCAATATGGTTTTTCCAGATGGCCGATTTGTTAATCTTCCCCTGCGTAATGCTTTAAACACCCTATCAGATGGTGGAAAATTGACCCTAGCGGATCAATCTGCGATTGATTCAACCCTCTGTGCGTTAGATATTCTCAATGGAGATATTACTCCTAATGCTTACACTCGCACTGTAGACAACATCACATCAGTATCGAGTGATATTCCTCATGGTGCAATTCGAGAGGTCAGTTTCTTAGATAGTCGGGAAGTCAAAGCCTTAGATAAAGATGATGTTAGTACCCGTGCTGATGAAACCTTTGCCTTAACCGCAAACAGCAATTTACCAGGAACCTATCAGTTACCCCTAGAAAATCGCTATCCCCTAGAAATTCGGGCGACTGTCTTGGATGTACAAGCCTTGAGAAATACAACCATTACTCAGGGTGTTGAAACAGGCCCCAAAAACGGAACAAATGAATATATGCTTCCCTTTAGTGGGATTATCTATGCCAGCCGAGATGATGGCAAACCCGATTATAGCGATCGCACAGAAGCAGAAGGAATAAAACTTAAAAGCTCGACGGACTATAAGATCGATCCTAGTCGCAGTCCTAATGGCATCCTGCTGATCAATGGTAAATATTTAGCCCGCGGCGATGTTAAGGACGGTCACGGAGTCCCACCGACAAGTGCAGATGATGTAGTTAAGGAAAAAGGACTGACCTTAATATCTAATCTCCCCGTTTATATCTATGGTGAGTTTAATTTACACAGTCAACAAGAGTTCAGCGATAAAACCTTGAATGTTAATAATTGGGAAACTGATTTTTATGCTCGCAGTACCCTGAACAAAAACTTTGCTTGTCATAAAGGTGATCCGAGATTACCCGATAAGTGCCAGGGTGGAGACACTTGGCGACCTGCTAATGTGATTGCTGATGCGGTTACGGTTTTGTCTCGAAATCTAACGGCCACTGATCTTACAGCCGGATTTCGCTTCGGATATCGCAATGAGGGAGATTTTGAACTCAGAAACAATGCTTATACCATTTCCATCAACCCTGCGGGTTATGATTTGAATGTTGATGGAGACACTAGCGATTCATTTAATGAGAATGACTTCACAGTCTTGGGAATGCAATTTAAGGGATTTGATCTTAACGGCAATGGGGCCTTAGATGCTAGTGTTCCTGAAACTACTATTAAGTCTATTCCGGCTAAATTAGCGCGTGTGCTGAATGGATTTAACCCGTATAACGATTTTGCAGTCAATGGTTTAAGCAGTAATGTTGCCTTTGATGCGGCTGAAGATGGAACACCTAGCGAAACGTATAAAGATACTGACTATTCTCCGATTAGTACGACTGATTCGGATGGTAAGACGACTACTATTCAGCCGGAGAATGGGATTAATAGTTCCTACTTTAATAACTTTGTTACTCCTATTCAGCGACGGGGTATTTTTCCTGAATATTTGATGGAAATTTGCCTGAAGTTGCCTGTATCAGCTTGTGGCCCTGGTGATTGGGTTGTTATTGATAGCAGCGATACTCAAAAACCAGCCCGAAATCTTGTTAATCCTTCTACTGCGGTAGCCGTAACTACTCTCAAGTCGGGTACAACAGCAACTCCACCTGATCCAAAGTATCAACGCTTTCCTCGTCGTGTGGCTTTTCTCCGTACATCATCTAATACATTACAGTTAGATGGTACTGCACCCATCCCTATTGGGGTAAATGGTAGCGCAGAGGTAAAGGCTTATGCTCCAGTAGCCTGTCCCACTGGTATTAACCAGTGTATAGTCTTTAGTAGTACCGATGCCACTAAACAACCTCGAACACAACCTAATGCCCTTTGGTTCCAAACCCGTAACGCTGCTGCGCGAAATTGGGGTTCTAATTATCCTTTATGGTATTACAATCTCGCTACTCCCGGCACCTCCAAGACCACCTTTGTTGGAACAGAACAACCCTTGCTGGTACCCGTATTACAAATTCATGCCAGTAGTAATGAACCATCAACCAATACCACTAGCTTCCCATTCGGAAGTAAGACGGCTGAAGAGGATACCCGTTGGTTACCAAAATCAGTTGACTCTCAGGTTTTTAACTTAGTTGCTGCTGCTGGAGATACTCCCCCCAGAGCGGGAGAATTCAATGGAGGTCTACAAAACCTGGTACGCTTCCTAGAAAATTGGTATACCAACGCCAAAACCATTAGAAATAACGAGATAGTTGGTTCCTTTATGCAGTTATCACGGAGTGGATATGCAACAGCACCCTACCAACCTGTGACAGCAGCACTGATTTCAGATGGGATTTTTGGGAACAAAGCAAGTAATGACCAGAAAAAGTACCGAATTATTAACTCTGGAGGTCGTACCCCATTCTTTACACCACCTACCCGGGCTTGGGGTTTTGATGTGGGTTTGTTATCCCAGACACCAGATTTATTTACCCAAAAATTCACCATTCCACCCACCAAAACTTCCCCTAATGAATATTTCCGCGAAGTCAGCCGAGATGATCCCTGGGTTAAGGAATTGCTCTGTGCAAAACTTGTGGATGCTACAAACAACATTGGTGATAAAGCAGTTAGTAGCCCCTATCGTCCAGAAGGCTGTTCTAATGGTTCATAAATTTCTACGCTTAGGACAAGGTTTATGATTAACCCAAACAAAAGAAAACTCAACGATTACTTACCTGTATCGGAGTCAGGATATACCATCCTTGAGGGACTAATGGCGGTTGTTGTTGTATCGGTCATGTTGTTAGCAATTGGCCCTGTAATTGCCTTTTCTGTGGGAACTCGCGTACAAGCTAAACGGGTTGAACTGGCAACCCAAGCGGGAAAAAGTTATATTGATTGGGTGAAAGCTGCTCCTGATGCCAATGCAATAAAAGAAAGAGCACCCAAACAAACTGCAACTACCGCTCCAGCAACAGGTGATTTAGCAGGTGATTGCACATCAAAAGATGGTTATTGTACAACAACCGATAAAAAATTGTACTGTGTCAATCTTGATGAGGAAGCAGGGTGTCAAACAAAGAGCCCTGTTGATATGGTGATTCAACCTCTCATAACGAGTGGTGATGCTACGACTCCAGAAAAAGGCTATCAAATGACGGTGGGAGTTTATCGTGCTAACTCCTTTGTCTCTGGGATAACGCTTCAAGCTGCTACTAAGTCAGATAGCTTAACAACAAATGCTTTAGGTAATCGCAGTTTACCTTTAGTTGTGATGAAAACTGAAGTTTTACCATCAGGTGCAACCTTTGGAGACCTTCAAAAACGACTAAAACCTTAATCTTCACCGTAATATTTTAAGTCTAACTTAATTCACCTACTTTTCTTAAGTTAATGGAGCAATAAAAATGAGTATCTTTCTAAAATTATTATTTAAACCTCAAATTAGGTCAAGTCCGGCAAAATTTGATCAAAACTATCAAGTCAAAGGCATGACAATGATAGAACTCTTAGTGGGTACAGTTATTGCTTTTATTGTAATCACGCCATTAATGGGAATGGTCATTGGTCTATTAAATGATGATCAACGAGAAAGTGCTAAAGCAAACACCGAAGAAGAAATTCAATCTGCATTAGATTATATTGGAGAAGATGTTAGTCAAGCTCTCTATATTTACACGAACACAACATCAACCGATCCTACATTAAATATGCAGATTGATAGCCTTAAAAGCAACAACTTTTTACCGACTACGGGAACCCCTATTCTGGTGTTTTGGAAACGAAAAATAGTAGAAGATGCTGTTCCTGTAGATACAACTAAACAGCCTAAAGATTGTACAGCAACTACCTGTAATGATACTTACGTTTTATCATTAGTGAGTTATCACTTACTTCCAGAAACAGATAAAACATCAATTTGGTGTCAACCTTCAGGAACAAATTGTCCTAGTCGAATAGTTCGGTATGAAATTTCTGATGGGTTAAAGAAATCGGATGGAATAACCTACTATACAAAGACAGAACTTGGAACTCAACTTGAGAGCTATGCTCAGGAAAATAATAACGCCTATAATCCTAATTTTAGTCTATCTAAACCCTTAGATAATGTTACAAATAAAAATAATTTTCCTAACTCACAAGTGTTAGTTAACTACATTGAAAAATTTGAACTAGATCCTAGCTCAACAAATGACTTAGCTAAATTAGCAATTCAAGGAAATGCACTAAGACGTAATGATGCTAATGCGACTTGTGCCACTAACTCACCCTATTGTCCAAAATCATCAGTTCAATTGCGAGGATTAAGTGGTCTTGGAAATTAAAATCGACTCAAAGGTTATTCAATAATCAAAAAGGATTAATTATGAAAAATCAACAAATATTAAATAGACTGTTAATTGATCGATTGAAAAAAAAATCTAATCATATAGATCAGGGATTTACCCTGATTGAATTATTAGTTGTTGTTTTAATAATTGGTGTTTTGAGTGCGATCGCAGCCCCCAGTTGGGATGCTTTTACAACCAGACAACGCCTTAAAACTGTTAATGATCAGGTATTTCAAGCGATTAAATCGGCTCAAGCAGAAGCAAAACGCAAAAAAGGTGATGTTACTCTAACATTTGATAAAACAGTTGATCCACCAACCGTTAGTTATGAGGGTAATGTACAGAAGCTCAATGTTTCTGGTGAAATTAAAACAGGAACTATTAAACTTGTTACAGGTGCAGGAGATACAACAGTTGCTACAGATTCAGAGATTATTTTTGATTATCGAGGAAGTATTAAATCTGGTCAAATACTTCCCTTCACAGCAACAGTCTCTCTCCCAGATGGAAAAGGTAAACACTGTGTTATTGTAGACAGTCTACTCGGAGGAATGAGGATAGGATCAGGAGACTATAACAGTTCTACTAATAAAACAGGTTGTCGAGTTCCATCTTAAAGTTTTTTATAAGCGATCGCATTCCTTAACTCCGTAATCTCACTAATTGACTAACCTTTCAACTGCTAAAATTATTTCCAAAAAAATCCGTAATTTTCACCTATTCAAAACCTCTGATTTCTCTGAAACTGGTATTTAAGTTTGTTTAGAAAACATAACTATTTACTTGAAATCAGGTGTGTTGCAATGATCAATCCAAAAAAAACCTGCGATCGCTCCTTAACCTCATCCTATAGCGGATTTACCCTACTAGAAAACCTCATCATTGTATCCATGATGGGTATTTTGAGTGCCATTGCAGCCCCTAGTTGGTTAAGTTTTATCAACCATCAACGCCTCACGACTTCTATTGATCGAATTTATTGGGCGATGCAAACCACCCGTGAAGAAGCCAAACGCAGCAAAGAAATCTGGCAAATCAGCTTTAAAGATCAAAATAATACCGTTCAATGGGCGATACATCGTCGAGACGATACCCCCACACAACCTCAATGGATGACCTTAGATCAAAACGTTCAAATAGATCCCACAGAAACAACCCTCTATCAAAATCAAACCACTAAAATTTGGAGAATGCAATTTGACCATAAAGGTCGTGCCAATGGTCAGTTAGGCCGGGTGACATTATCCCTTCGCAATGGTAGCCAAGCCAAACGCTGTGTGTTTGTATCTACTTTATTAGGAACATTAAGAAAAGCTCAAAACAATCCTAAACCCAAAGATGGGAAATATTGCTATTGAAAAAGTTGATGATTTACAGGATTTTCCTCGTTACTCTCACCGCGAAAATGGGTAGGGGCGACGCGCGCGTCGCCCCTACAAAGATTATCGGAAAACTTTCCTAACCCTTTAACGGTTCGTAGTAAGTTGTCAGAATTGCGATCGCTTCATCCCGCTTCATGCGCTGAATTTCGGCCATTAGCTCAATAACCTGATTTTATCACCCAGCAGTCAACAGCCAACCCAAACCTTAAAATGTTCCAACAGTTGCAACCCAATATCCTAAGAACCTGGTAACTTTTCTCTAGTCTCAAAATTTCAACAACGAGACCCCATCCGTCATTACAAAGGATTGATATGTCAGATAGCGCGATTAACACCATTATTGCCCGTGAAATCCTTGACTCTCGCGGACGCCCCACCCTGGAAGCCGAAG from the Planktothrix tepida PCC 9214 genome contains:
- a CDS encoding pilus assembly FimT family protein, which gives rise to MINPKKTCDRSLTSSYSGFTLLENLIIVSMMGILSAIAAPSWLSFINHQRLTTSIDRIYWAMQTTREEAKRSKEIWQISFKDQNNTVQWAIHRRDDTPTQPQWMTLDQNVQIDPTETTLYQNQTTKIWRMQFDHKGRANGQLGRVTLSLRNGSQAKRCVFVSTLLGTLRKAQNNPKPKDGKYCY
- the hpsB gene encoding hormogonium polysaccharide secretion pseudopilin HpsB, producing the protein MINPNKRKLNDYLPVSESGYTILEGLMAVVVVSVMLLAIGPVIAFSVGTRVQAKRVELATQAGKSYIDWVKAAPDANAIKERAPKQTATTAPATGDLAGDCTSKDGYCTTTDKKLYCVNLDEEAGCQTKSPVDMVIQPLITSGDATTPEKGYQMTVGVYRANSFVSGITLQAATKSDSLTTNALGNRSLPLVVMKTEVLPSGATFGDLQKRLKP
- a CDS encoding prepilin-type N-terminal cleavage/methylation domain-containing protein, with the protein product MKNQQILNRLLIDRLKKKSNHIDQGFTLIELLVVVLIIGVLSAIAAPSWDAFTTRQRLKTVNDQVFQAIKSAQAEAKRKKGDVTLTFDKTVDPPTVSYEGNVQKLNVSGEIKTGTIKLVTGAGDTTVATDSEIIFDYRGSIKSGQILPFTATVSLPDGKGKHCVIVDSLLGGMRIGSGDYNSSTNKTGCRVPS
- the hpsA gene encoding hormogonium polysaccharide biosynthesis protein HpsA; the protein is MFSAIRIAVKRMTRGAMRSLLRVWMRINRHDRYGRAGFVLPTVTMVLLVVVLLSITIMLRSMDRAKMAQYRRVDEQVLQAATPALDRANAKLTELLADPTLPKETPSDEELYRALNRKDDQGKYYYTLGGEERIVIQYDVDGGGIYSLTKEVTDNVALEKRENITTAWRFPVDTNNNGKYDSYALYGIYFKRPPDTSDTPPKPRPRSPLDARSLPMDISQTVSQDCAALGSSAGFIDSSGWARIGGNLKKAFFVYTTTVPIPEGAVPADTATQQFEFFKGTPSFSALEYQQDRSRVPLTNNAVVYEDDLDISPGPFFNLNGRIFSNSNLIASPRNSAADTKLRLYQVSSPKSCFYTAENSKIIVGGNVINGVVDNDALANPVEIHLFKEAQEPNKTGKSLSTSNDSVTLKVSNIIYDNKARADLITALVKDQLGKTETSDPEEVKSTVAARQPTTPEQKLEYRTEALTRYFKDRSRRIPIIDPFKANASSATIEGSGDTLRPPDTWMLSVKPTDGSDIVGVGLEKTQLPATDPDAKATELEKEEFELGDRIVAGNNLAYKYYLNQWRSLTDKFYIEGSQVETNPSTGTTKWTNPKTNPRYRRTQVQPLPDLGTIGRNGFWEESAASKPEKPLDGIGGLRVVTGAGIYNRNLSFLPPPVPLNRNSSAAAKYDKYDNPDTTVLEEFEVVWPDTMPMSPIAGSKVYDKTTSSWVDVATPLPTGNAQNSRGDLRMRATAVYHYATDFVTTEGTTPDREQKPIACVSSYYDPTDSITAKNMDGLPWNSSPSGRSNNGIVYPAPKTERPTSASFSATTGLFTATPAELGNQANMVFPDGRFVNLPLRNALNTLSDGGKLTLADQSAIDSTLCALDILNGDITPNAYTRTVDNITSVSSDIPHGAIREVSFLDSREVKALDKDDVSTRADETFALTANSNLPGTYQLPLENRYPLEIRATVLDVQALRNTTITQGVETGPKNGTNEYMLPFSGIIYASRDDGKPDYSDRTEAEGIKLKSSTDYKIDPSRSPNGILLINGKYLARGDVKDGHGVPPTSADDVVKEKGLTLISNLPVYIYGEFNLHSQQEFSDKTLNVNNWETDFYARSTLNKNFACHKGDPRLPDKCQGGDTWRPANVIADAVTVLSRNLTATDLTAGFRFGYRNEGDFELRNNAYTISINPAGYDLNVDGDTSDSFNENDFTVLGMQFKGFDLNGNGALDASVPETTIKSIPAKLARVLNGFNPYNDFAVNGLSSNVAFDAAEDGTPSETYKDTDYSPISTTDSDGKTTTIQPENGINSSYFNNFVTPIQRRGIFPEYLMEICLKLPVSACGPGDWVVIDSSDTQKPARNLVNPSTAVAVTTLKSGTTATPPDPKYQRFPRRVAFLRTSSNTLQLDGTAPIPIGVNGSAEVKAYAPVACPTGINQCIVFSSTDATKQPRTQPNALWFQTRNAAARNWGSNYPLWYYNLATPGTSKTTFVGTEQPLLVPVLQIHASSNEPSTNTTSFPFGSKTAEEDTRWLPKSVDSQVFNLVAAAGDTPPRAGEFNGGLQNLVRFLENWYTNAKTIRNNEIVGSFMQLSRSGYATAPYQPVTAALISDGIFGNKASNDQKKYRIINSGGRTPFFTPPTRAWGFDVGLLSQTPDLFTQKFTIPPTKTSPNEYFREVSRDDPWVKELLCAKLVDATNNIGDKAVSSPYRPEGCSNGS